A portion of the Longimicrobium sp. genome contains these proteins:
- a CDS encoding glycerophosphodiester phosphodiesterase, producing the protein MPLSRILRRGGSRPGHRYLAGAPLLIAHRGGSALAPENTLAAFRRALGWWRADLLEIDVQPTRDGDAVVIHDPTVDRTTDGQGHVSSFTAGELRRLDAGFRFTPDGGATFPFRGRGVHLSTLREVLEALPHARVNVEIKDARAQQAVWDTVHELHAVHRVLIAAGDRNNRARFRSYAGPVSAGAQDMYAFYGLHLARASALWSPTVDAFQMPEERGGRQVLTPRMLADLQSRSVAVHVWTIDETRDMRRLLEWGVDGIVTDRPDRLARLLHEMRGRPLPPGPPPDEAEPWLERLLRAG; encoded by the coding sequence GTGCCGCTCTCCCGCATCCTCCGCCGCGGCGGGTCGCGCCCCGGGCACCGCTACCTGGCCGGCGCGCCGCTCCTGATCGCCCACCGCGGCGGCTCGGCGCTGGCGCCCGAGAACACGCTGGCCGCCTTCCGCCGCGCGCTGGGCTGGTGGCGCGCCGACCTGCTGGAGATCGACGTGCAGCCCACCCGCGACGGCGACGCGGTGGTCATCCACGACCCCACCGTCGACCGCACCACCGACGGCCAGGGGCACGTCTCCTCCTTCACCGCCGGCGAGCTGCGGCGGCTGGACGCGGGGTTCCGCTTCACCCCCGACGGCGGCGCCACCTTCCCCTTCCGCGGCCGCGGCGTCCACCTCTCCACCCTGCGCGAGGTGCTCGAGGCGCTGCCGCACGCGCGGGTGAACGTGGAGATCAAGGACGCGCGCGCGCAGCAGGCCGTGTGGGACACCGTGCATGAGCTGCACGCCGTCCATCGCGTGCTCATCGCCGCGGGCGACCGGAACAACCGCGCGCGCTTCCGCAGCTACGCCGGCCCGGTGAGCGCGGGCGCGCAGGACATGTACGCCTTCTACGGCCTCCACCTGGCCCGGGCGAGCGCGCTCTGGTCGCCGACGGTCGACGCCTTCCAGATGCCCGAGGAGCGCGGCGGGCGGCAGGTGCTGACCCCGCGCATGCTGGCCGATCTCCAGTCGCGCAGCGTGGCCGTGCACGTGTGGACGATCGACGAGACGCGCGACATGCGGCGGCTGCTGGAGTGGGGGGTCGACGGGATCGTCACCGACCGCCCCGACCGGCTGGCGCGGCTGCTGCACGAGATGCGCGGGCGCCCGCTTCCCCCCGGCCCGCCGCCGGACGAGGCGGAGCCGTGGCTGGAACGCTTGTTGCGCGCCGGTTGA